From Salmo salar chromosome ssa04, Ssal_v3.1, whole genome shotgun sequence, one genomic window encodes:
- the snaa gene encoding Alpha-soluble NSF attachment protein, with the protein MDNSGKEKEALALIAEADKKMKSSRGFGALFGGSSRKYEEACDMYVRAANMFKMAKNWSAAGNAFSQAAHLHLQMDNKLDGAINLLNAGNAFKKADPQEAINCLNQAIEIYTDMGRFTIAAKHHISIAEIYESELLDVDKAIAHYEQAADYYKGEESNSAANKCLLKVATYAAQLEQYQKAIEIYEQIGTYAMDSVLLKYGAKDHFFKAALCHFCVDMLNARLSVQRYEEMFPAFSDARECKLVKKLLDAYEEHDVDAFTDAVKDFDSISRLDQWNTTMLLRIKKQIQDDESDLR; encoded by the exons ATGGATAATTCTGGGAAAGAGAAGGAGGCTTTGGCTCTCATCGCTGAGGCTGATAAAAAGATGAAATCCTCACGAGGATTTGGGGCGTTGTTCGG AGGTTCATCCCGGAAATATGAGGAAGCGTGTGACATGTATGTGAGGGCAGCAAACATGTTCAAAATGGCTAAAAATTGGAGTG CTGCTGGCAATGCATTCTCCCAAGCAGCGCACCTCCATCTGCAGATGGACAACAAACTTGATGGAGCCATCAATTTACTTAATGCAGGCAATGCGTTCAAAAAAGCAGACCCACAAG AGGCCATCAACTGCCTGAACCAAGCCATTGAAATTTACACAGACATG GGCCGTTTCACCATTGCAGCCAAACACCACATATCTATTGCTGAGATCTACGAGAGTGAGCTGTTAGACGTTGATAAG GCCATTGCTCACTATGAACAGGCAGCAGATTACTACAAAGGGGAGGAGTCAAACAG TGCTGCAAATAAGTGCCTTTTGAAAGTGGCCACCTATGCTGCCCAACTGGAACAGTACCAAAAAGCCATTGAAATTTATGAACAG ATCGGAACATATGCAATGGACAGCGTCCTGTTGAAGTATGGTGCTAAAGATCACTTCTTCAAAGCAGCTCTGTGTCACTTCTGTGTGGACATGCTTAATGCAAGG CTGTCTGTACAGAGATATGAGGAAATGTTCCCAGCCTTCTCAGACGCTAGAGAATGCAAACTGGTTAAG AAACTTCTAGATGCATATGAGGAACATGATGTGGATGCATTCACTGATGCG GTTAAAGACTTTGACTCCATCTCAAGATTGGATCAGTGGAACACCACTATGTTACTTCGGATCAAGAAACAAATACAGGATGATGAGAGCGACCTTCGCTAA
- the LOC106603090 gene encoding radial spoke head protein 6 homolog A, with protein sequence MSEGALNNQREHTAICFKAFMLKNSTKSNLNLYDHLSRLLTKVMDERPENVVDIIEDMSREVKQELLQDKQSTLRDMPLATAAQLLAEQQRLLFSRRGGDDGEQEEELVETPLPNVSELGFFLEQAGVGLGREEMLRVFLALKQLVDSQPLVRCRLWGKILGTEGNYLVAECEYREGEEEEEGNEETVEDEERDGEPRDDDEEADVVEVIDTLPRSTFKPPPVVPKEENRTGVNKFTYFVCREPGLPWVKLPTVTPTQITAARHIRKFFTGRLDAPIISYPPFPGNEANYLRAQIARISAGTQVSPLGFYQFAEEEGEEEEEGARDSFEENSDFEGIPVPEMAESLSTWVHHVQHILQQGRCVWVNLADKPEDDFEEEADEEEKEEEPDEPDPEVGPPLLTPLSEDAETTNTPPWSSKMSSTLIPQFAIAVLRSNLWPGAYTYASGKKFENIYIGWGLKFAGEGYIPTVPTMPQREYPSGPEITESLDPSLEEEQALKATLEEQRAAQEETEGLGEDEEEEEEEDV encoded by the exons ATGTCAGAGGGAGCACTGAACAACCAACGGGAGCACACGGCGATCTGCTTCAAGGCCTTCATGCTCAAGAATAGTACAAAAAGCAATCTCAACCT CTATGACCATCTTTCACGATTACTGACCAAGGTGATGGATGAGCGTCCAGAAAATGTGGTTGACATAATTGAAGACATGAGCCGTGAGGTGAAGCAGGAATTGCTGCAGGACAAGCAGAGCACCTTGAGAGACATGCCACTGGCAACGGCTGCACAGCTCCTGGCTGAGCAGCAGAGGTTACTGTTTTCACGCAGAGGGGGTGatgatggagaacaagaggaggaaCTG GTAGAAACACCGCTCCCCAATGTGAGTGAGCTTGGCTTCTTCCTGGAGCAGGCTGGAGTGGGACTGGGTAGAGAGGAGATGCTGAGGGTCTTCCTGGCACTCAAGCAGCTGGTGGATTCCCAACCGCTAGTGCGCTGCCGACTTTGGGGCAAAATCCTGGGCACAGAGGGCAACTATCTTGTTGCTGAGTGCGAGtacagagagggggaagaggaggaagagggtaaTGAGGAAACAGTGGAAGATGAGGAAAGAGATGGAGAACCTCGGGATGATGATGAGGAAGCTGATGTGGTGGAAGTG ATTGATACGCTCCCAAGATCCACCTTCAAGCCCCCGCCTGTGGTGCCAAAGGAGGAGAATCGCACAGGTGTGAACAAGTTTACTTACTTTGTGTGCAGAGAGCCTGGCCTTCCCTGGGTGAAGCTGCCCACTGTCACTCCCACCCAGATCACAGCCGCACGCCACATCCGCAAATTCTTCACAGGGAGACTGGATGCCCCCATCATCAGCTATCCTCCTTTTCCTGGCAATGAGGCCAACTATTTGCGAGCCCAAATTGCTCGCATCTCTGCCGGCACACAGGTCAGTCCCCTCGGATTCTATCAGTTtgcagaggaggaaggtgaggaggaagaggagggagcccGAGACAGCTTTGAAGAGAATTCTGACTTTGAGGGAATTCCTGTTCCTGAAATGGCAGAATCTCTATCCACCTGGGTGCATCATGTCCAGCACATCCTTCAACAG GGTCGCTGTGTGTGGGTGAACCTGGCTGACAAGCCTGAGGATGACTTTGAGGAGGAAGCAgatgaagaggagaaggaggaggagcctgATGAGCCTGATCCAGAGGTGGGGCCTCCCCTCCTCACTCCACTCTCTGAGGATGCAG AGACTACCAACACCCCTCCCTGGAGCTCCAAGATGTCCTCCACCCTCATCCCTCAGTTTGCTATTGCAGTGCTGCGCTCAAACCTCTGGCCAGGGGCTTATACTTATGCCAGTGGAAA GAAGTTTGAGAACATCTACATTGGCTGGGGCCTGAAATTTGCAGGGGAAGGGTACATCCCAACTGTTCCAACAATGCCCCAGAGAGAATACCCCAGTGGGCCAGAGATCACAGAGTCCCTGGACCCCAGTCTGGAAGAAGAGCAGGCCCTGAAAGCAACCCTGGAGGAGCAGAGGGCTGCCCAAGAAGAGACAGAGGGCCTGGGTGAagacgaagaggaggaggaagaagaggatgttTAA
- the LOC106603092 gene encoding E3 SUMO-protein ligase ZBED1, with protein MDFRGYTLSSSLAPNLRRRGERGATGLVLDRRKSTVWNYYIQLNEMYVECNICKRQLSFHNSTTTMREHLVRKHNIRDNAPPVLDNTAVAGAPIPATSLQPMAQPGFPCNISTTSATANTCMFQTDLHIVVKEEQQDADLSPEQGTAKRARITCAPPLDVGSGANANPVTSQDLEPSNSNTGLLYSENNNFGDTNRSGTAVKESNGKRTGVLTDLILEMVYRDLQPLSVVEERGFRLLLSCLEPQYPVPSPSQLGSLLWHHYDVLKRHLQQYLQSGLAPRCITLCTEYWQSVAGCAVGAGGRLFFTVSAHFVDKDWRLARCVLQTCPMPDIREKICERGFIQFGDTLKAVLSEFHLPQSSVFCVVHDTPRISEARGTENMRVPKEKVNRTAGPRQSPQDLPEGWVALHCAGEALKLCIQDGLWMEPVRQALAEARRIISHFQHDAPAAAALIHKAEAANKAGACLVLDDPGRWATAIDMCESLLELKWVVSSVLEEQKAAPNLADHQWRLLQELVPVLKTVRIAASFLSEDINLSISALMPCLHGVSRVLEQHISETSCPVARGVMETVRSGMERQWRLGEEEALLDSPAVLSSFLDPRFKELRFLSPHARSRLHDKVKELLSAQAQIEVEEMSRECDKGGEDEDGEEGREKEVRNRGLDHSQSTIAPLDSPVSCESNEEGDIIVLQQQLKGLSQTAPSQVSGEGLGEGSRCSAGNGPRRVAGLSSLLKGDLQPPAYRQVSHVPKSMYDILLGEDPTERMPEIHQQLENYIAEPLCKRSLSPLHWWRSKEHRFPAVARLARTFLAIPATAVPADRAFAPRETTVAQRRAILGPQHLDHILFLHQNSDYVEKLMGGSTGHEERGGDRNGAKQTLYQSLVSYESKAWVGGEKL; from the coding sequence ATGGATTTCCGAGGGTACACCCTGTCCAGCAGTCTGGCCCCAAATTTGAGGAGAAGGGGGGAACGGGGAGCAACAGGACTGGTTCTGGACAGGCGCAAGTCAACCGTTTGGAATTACTACATCCAGCTTAATGAGATGTATGTTGAGTGTAATATATGCAAGAGGCAGTTGTCTTTTCACAACAGCACTACGACTATGAGGGAGCACCTTGTCCGCAAACATAATATACGGGACAACGCGCCACCTGTACTTGATAACACAGCAGTGGCCGGGGCCCCGATTCCAGCTACATCACTCCAGCCAATGGCCCAGCCCGGATTCCCCTGCAACATCTCTACTACATCTGCCACAGCCAACACATGCATGTTCCAGACAGATTTGCACATAGTTGTAAAAGAGGAGCAGCAGGATGCTGACTTATCTCCTGAACAAGGGACGGCCAAACGTGCCCGAATCACATGTGCTCCTCCCCTAGATGTAGGAAGCGGTGCCAATGCAAACCCTGTCACCAGCCAAGATTTGGAACCGTCAAACTCAAATACTGGATTACTATACAGTGAGAACAACAATTTTGGTGATACCAACCGTAGTGGCACTGCTGTCAAAGAATCCAATGGCAAGCGTACTGGGGTTCTGACTGACCTAATATTGGAAATGGTGTACAGGGACTTGCAGCCACTGtctgtggtggaggagaggggatttCGTCTTCTATTGAGCTGCTTAGAACCACAGTACCCAGTGCCGTCTCCCTCTCAGCTTGGCAGCCTTCTTTGGCATCACTATGATGTTCTGAAACGGCACCTGCAGCAGTATCTTCAGTCTGGCCTGGCGCCACGTTGCATAACACTTTGCACTGAGTACTGGCAGTCCGTAGCAGGTTGTGCGGTGGGAGCAGGCGGTCGGCTCTTCTTCACTGTAAGTGCACATTTTGTTGACAAAGACTGGCGCTTGGCCCGTTGTGTGCTGCAGACCTGTCCCATGCCCGATATCAGAGAGAAGATTTGTGAAAGAGGGTTCATTCAATTTGGGGACACCCTGAAGGCAGTTCTTTCTGAATTCCATCTTCCCCAGAGCTCTGTTTTCTGTGTTGTACATGACACTCCCAGGATCTCAGAGGCCAGAGGGACTGAGAATATGCGAGTTCCGAAAGAAAAAGTGAATCGTACTGCTGGACCACGCCAATCACCTCAGGATCTCCCAGAAGGTTGGGTAGCGTTACACTGTGCAGGGGAAGCCCTCAAACTCTGCATCCAGGACGGACTATGGATGGAACCTGTCAGACAGGCTCTTGCGGAGGCCCGCAGGATTATCTCACATTTCCAGCATGACGCACCTGCTGCCGCCGCTCTGATCCACAAGGCAGAGGCGGCGAATAAGGCAGGCGCTTGTCTAGTGCTGGATGACCCAGGGCGCTGGGCAACCGCTATCGACATGTGTGAGAGTCTGCTCGAGCTGAAGTGGGTGGTGAGCTCAGTTCTCGAGGAGCAGAAAGCTGCTCCAAATTTAGCGGACCACCAGTGGCGCCTCCTCCAGGAACTGGTGCCAGTACTTAAGACCGTGCGCATCGCTGCCTCCTTCTTGAGCGAGGACATCAATTTGTCCATCTCCGCCCTTATGCCGTGCCTGCATGGCGTATCTCGTGTCCTAGAGCAACATATCTCAGAGACCAGCTGCCCTGTGGCCCGGGGAGTAATGGAGACAGTGCGGTCAGGGATGGAGCGACAGTGGAGACTGGGTGAAGAGGAAGCCTTACTGGACAGCCCTGCCGTCCTCTCCTCATTCCTGGACCCGAGGTTTAAGGAGCTGCGCTTCCTCAGCCCACATGCACGTAGTAGGCTGCACGACAAGGTCAAGGAACTATTATCTGCTCAAGCACAAATAGAGGTGGAGGAAATGAGCAGAGAGTGTGACAAAGGAGGCGAGGATGAGGATGGCGAAGAGGGAAGGGAAAAGGAAGTGAGGAATCGGGGATTGGATCACTCACAGTCAACCATCGCTCCTCTGGATTCACCTGTGTCCTGTGAATCAAATGAAGAGGGGGACATTATTGTGCTGCAGCAACAGTTAAAGGGGCTGTCCCAGACTGCCCCGTCACAGGTCAGTGGAGAGGGACTGGGTGAAGGCTCGCGCTGCAGTGCTGGAAATGGTCCCAGGAGAGTAGCAGGACTGTCTAGCCTGTTAAAAggagacctacagccccctgcttaTAGGCAAGTGAGTCATGTGCCCAAAAGCATGTACGACATACTGCTTGGAGAGGATCCCACTGAGCGAATGCCTGAGATCCACCAACAGCTGGAGAACTACATTGCAGAGCCGCTGTGCAAACGCAGCCTGTCACCTCTCCACTGGTGGCGCTCTAAGGAGCATCGCTTCCCTGCCGTGGCCAGACTTGCCCGTACATTTCTGGCTATCCCTGCTACTGCTGTGCCTGCAGACAGGGCCTTTGCTCCTAGAGAGACTACTGTTGCTCAACGCAGGGCCATTCTGGGGCCCCAGCATTTGGATCATATTCTATTCCTTCACCAGAACAGTGACTATGTGGAGAAACTGATGGGAGGATCTACGGGGCATGAAGAGAGGGGCGGTGACAGGAATGGAGCCAAGCAGACTCTGTATcagtctttagtgtcctacgagAGCAAGGCTTGGGTGGGAGGGGAGAAGTTGTGA